In Edaphobacter lichenicola, a single genomic region encodes these proteins:
- a CDS encoding TolB family protein, translating into MIFDVQKKTTTTVFTVEGEWHAPNWTADGKYFVCDMGGSIYRIPVSGANMGKPEKIYGDPTKAILTNDHALSWDGKQIAVTGITLPLPKNMRSAADIHNPVMVMNMDGSTAHEVHLGWLHGWSPDGKYLVYTGIVDNNADVYRIDSDGSDELRMTTNKAEDDGPEYSADGKWVYFCSKRSGKWDAWRMPADGAGPDDKLAEKITNGTDTQDWFPHISRDGKWLYTISYPMDHPDHSYIGDGMKIKLLRLKNGVGEKGAELTTVRTFHGGQGAGNTSGWSADSKRFVWTEYEKIPEQAK; encoded by the coding sequence GTGATCTTTGACGTACAGAAGAAGACCACGACGACCGTCTTCACCGTTGAGGGAGAGTGGCATGCTCCGAACTGGACCGCCGATGGAAAGTACTTTGTTTGCGACATGGGCGGGAGCATATATCGCATTCCCGTGAGCGGCGCCAATATGGGGAAACCCGAGAAGATCTATGGGGACCCCACCAAGGCGATCCTCACCAACGATCACGCCCTCTCATGGGACGGCAAGCAGATCGCCGTCACGGGTATCACGCTGCCGCTGCCGAAGAATATGAGGAGTGCAGCGGATATTCACAACCCGGTCATGGTCATGAATATGGACGGGAGCACAGCGCATGAAGTTCACCTGGGCTGGTTGCATGGGTGGTCTCCCGATGGTAAATACCTCGTTTACACGGGGATCGTCGACAACAATGCCGACGTCTACCGGATCGACTCGGACGGAAGCGACGAGTTGCGGATGACCACAAACAAAGCAGAGGATGATGGTCCCGAGTACTCAGCCGATGGCAAGTGGGTCTACTTCTGCTCGAAGCGCTCAGGCAAGTGGGATGCCTGGCGCATGCCGGCCGATGGCGCAGGGCCGGACGACAAACTGGCCGAGAAGATCACCAATGGCACGGACACGCAGGACTGGTTTCCGCATATCTCTCGGGATGGCAAGTGGCTCTACACCATCTCCTACCCGATGGATCATCCGGACCATTCGTACATTGGAGACGGCATGAAGATCAAGCTGCTGCGCCTCAAGAACGGAGTTGGTGAAAAAGGCGCCGAATTGACGACGGTGAGGACCTTCCACGGTGGGCAGGGCGCGGGCAATACCAGCGGCTGGTCGGCGGATTCGAAGAGATTTGTTTGGACCGAGTACGAGAAGATTCCAGAACAGGCGAAGTAA
- a CDS encoding sugar phosphate isomerase/epimerase family protein — MRSNMKISRRRFIPLAGGALAAAAFSQQTRRTHGLPVGIQLYMVNADLTKDPAGTLKKLAEIGYSEVETAGFGKLSAAQFRDLLRDAGLRAPSAHLGFGMDDTDKLLDDAKTLGAEYAVSSMLAPKNEGAADFFKNLNSMSADDFRSVAAHANEIGQKTKAAGMQYAYHNHNIEFRDVGDGKTGYDILLEETDASVVKFELDCGWMKVGGKDPVEYLRRYGNRIAMLHAKDFKNITKPVTALFSADRPPSSELGRGSIDYKPIVEAGLKAGVKHIFVEQEGPFKEVSAMEAAEIDYRYLKPLLS; from the coding sequence ATGCGGAGCAATATGAAGATTTCTCGCCGCCGCTTTATTCCCTTGGCCGGAGGAGCGCTTGCAGCCGCCGCTTTCTCGCAGCAGACGCGGAGAACCCACGGGTTGCCGGTCGGCATTCAGCTCTACATGGTGAATGCCGACCTCACCAAAGACCCCGCCGGTACTCTCAAGAAGCTCGCAGAGATCGGCTACTCCGAGGTAGAGACAGCGGGATTTGGAAAACTCTCCGCCGCACAATTCCGCGACTTGCTACGGGATGCCGGACTACGGGCACCCAGCGCTCATCTCGGGTTTGGGATGGATGACACCGACAAACTGCTGGATGACGCCAAAACACTGGGAGCGGAATACGCTGTTAGCTCTATGCTTGCTCCCAAAAATGAGGGGGCTGCGGACTTCTTCAAGAACTTGAACAGCATGTCCGCAGACGATTTCAGAAGTGTAGCCGCGCACGCCAATGAAATTGGGCAGAAGACAAAGGCAGCAGGGATGCAGTACGCCTATCACAATCACAATATTGAATTCCGGGATGTGGGCGACGGTAAAACAGGCTACGACATCCTGCTCGAGGAGACCGACGCATCGGTTGTGAAATTCGAATTGGACTGTGGATGGATGAAGGTCGGCGGTAAGGATCCGGTTGAATATCTGAGGCGATATGGCAATCGCATTGCCATGCTGCATGCCAAGGACTTCAAGAACATTACCAAGCCGGTCACCGCGCTCTTTTCCGCTGACAGGCCGCCGTCATCCGAACTCGGCCGTGGAAGCATTGATTACAAGCCGATTGTCGAAGCGGGGCTCAAGGCTGGGGTGAAGCACATCTTTGTGGAGCAGGAAGGGCCGTTCAAGGAAGTTTCTGCGATGGAAGCTGCTGAAATCGATTACCGCTATCTCAAACCACTTCTGAGTTAG
- a CDS encoding VOC family protein — translation MMKRLLAISAFLLASSAYAAPNLTGQWTIHQSIAGNESDQPCNLVAAGNKITGSCKPQDKELPVTGTVDGNKVTWQYQSEYNGSPLTLVYTATLGDSSKIAGTVEVKEFGITGDFTAVTSSATSQPGQAAAGQSGSGQVSAVTGQWTIHQSIAGNESDQPCNLVAAGNKITGSCKPQDKELPVTGTVDGNKVTWQYQSEYNGSPLTLIYTATLGDSGKIAGTVEVKEFGITGDFTAVTSSASSQSGPAPAGPSGLGDVASEQFLVVQAGPGGIFKNQADVGKANPAGTASFDAKSGVYTIESAGMNLWNKTDAFHMIWKKVSGDASLTSDIEFAAPTPGKSDPHRKAVVMFRQTLDVDSATAYVAVHGSGYTALQYRPGKGALTQEIAFDPDSPNTNPTPSRAASLADPRNHVAAPKIVRLEKRGDTITLFVSMKGEPLHPTGASIKLHFGEPFYVGLGVASHHDGQLEKAVFSHVELKPLNAAASAYLAVERPKITGLSHLTVFTSNPEATDHFYREVIGAVKLSDPENPLGVRYALSDTQFIEVLPLPAGAGVNRLDHSAWNTENAEQLRRYLAANNWKTPEKVEKGSDGSHWFEVLDPEGNKVQFVQLPPHSKPLVAPDVMGHHIIHIGFLVHSRDAEDKFYRTLLDFRPYWWGGRNKGKVDWVSEQSPDSTDWLEYMLISDPGTGIPANMSKMYLGVLDHFSIGENSVDDTLTKLKESGRLAKAGRLAGMPASDGTQVGLDGKGQLNLFDPDWIRVEFMNFHHTSEPCCSPFTAPDPSK, via the coding sequence ATGATGAAGAGACTTCTCGCAATATCTGCTTTCCTGTTAGCTTCGTCTGCATACGCAGCGCCGAACCTCACAGGGCAGTGGACCATCCATCAAAGCATCGCCGGAAACGAAAGCGACCAGCCATGCAACCTGGTCGCCGCCGGAAACAAGATCACTGGAAGCTGCAAACCTCAAGACAAGGAGCTCCCGGTCACGGGCACCGTCGACGGAAATAAGGTCACCTGGCAATATCAATCCGAGTACAACGGGTCTCCGCTGACCCTCGTCTACACCGCAACCCTGGGTGACTCGAGCAAGATTGCGGGTACTGTCGAAGTAAAGGAGTTCGGCATCACAGGCGACTTTACTGCTGTCACAAGCTCAGCAACTTCGCAGCCTGGGCAGGCGGCTGCTGGACAATCCGGTTCAGGGCAGGTGAGCGCGGTGACGGGCCAGTGGACCATCCATCAAAGCATCGCCGGAAACGAAAGCGACCAACCATGCAACCTGGTCGCCGCCGGAAACAAGATCACTGGAAGCTGCAAACCTCAAGACAAGGAGCTCCCGGTCACGGGCACCGTCGACGGAAATAAGGTCACCTGGCAATATCAATCCGAGTACAACGGGTCTCCGCTGACCCTCATCTACACCGCAACCCTGGGTGACTCGGGCAAGATTGCGGGTACTGTCGAAGTAAAGGAGTTCGGCATCACAGGCGACTTTACCGCTGTCACAAGTTCAGCATCTTCGCAGTCTGGCCCGGCACCCGCAGGACCATCTGGCTTAGGAGATGTGGCCTCGGAGCAATTCCTCGTAGTGCAGGCGGGTCCGGGCGGGATCTTTAAGAACCAAGCGGACGTTGGCAAAGCGAATCCCGCCGGCACGGCGTCGTTTGATGCGAAAAGCGGCGTGTACACAATCGAATCTGCTGGGATGAATCTTTGGAACAAGACCGACGCTTTCCATATGATCTGGAAGAAGGTATCGGGCGACGCCTCCCTCACGTCGGATATCGAGTTTGCCGCGCCAACGCCGGGCAAGTCGGATCCGCATCGCAAGGCGGTCGTAATGTTCCGGCAGACACTGGATGTTGACTCGGCGACAGCGTATGTGGCGGTGCATGGCTCGGGTTACACGGCGCTGCAGTATCGACCCGGCAAGGGCGCTTTGACGCAGGAAATCGCTTTCGACCCGGACTCTCCCAACACCAATCCGACACCGTCGCGCGCTGCCAGCTTGGCTGATCCCCGTAACCACGTTGCTGCTCCCAAGATCGTGCGGCTGGAGAAGCGTGGCGATACGATCACGCTATTCGTGAGTATGAAGGGCGAGCCGCTGCATCCGACAGGCGCTTCGATCAAGCTGCACTTTGGGGAGCCGTTTTATGTGGGCCTGGGAGTTGCCTCGCACCATGACGGCCAGTTGGAGAAGGCAGTCTTCTCGCATGTGGAGCTGAAGCCCCTGAACGCCGCAGCGAGCGCGTACCTTGCGGTAGAGCGGCCCAAGATTACAGGGCTCTCGCATTTGACCGTATTCACTTCGAATCCCGAAGCTACCGACCACTTCTACCGCGAGGTCATAGGCGCAGTGAAGTTGTCCGATCCTGAGAATCCGCTGGGCGTGCGTTATGCCCTGAGCGACACGCAGTTTATCGAAGTGCTGCCATTGCCGGCCGGAGCTGGCGTCAACCGCCTCGACCACAGCGCGTGGAACACCGAAAATGCCGAGCAGCTTCGTCGCTATCTAGCCGCCAACAACTGGAAGACTCCAGAGAAGGTGGAAAAAGGATCCGACGGCTCCCACTGGTTCGAAGTCCTGGATCCGGAGGGCAACAAGGTTCAGTTCGTGCAGCTTCCTCCTCACAGCAAGCCGTTAGTGGCGCCGGACGTTATGGGCCATCACATCATCCACATCGGCTTTCTTGTCCACTCCCGAGATGCGGAAGACAAGTTCTACCGCACGTTGCTCGACTTCCGTCCTTACTGGTGGGGCGGGAGAAATAAAGGCAAGGTTGACTGGGTAAGCGAGCAGTCTCCCGACAGCACTGACTGGCTGGAATATATGCTGATTTCCGACCCAGGGACGGGCATTCCGGCGAACATGAGCAAGATGTATCTCGGCGTGCTTGATCATTTCTCGATCGGTGAAAACTCTGTTGACGACACGCTAACCAAGCTCAAGGAGAGCGGCCGTCTGGCTAAAGCAGGCCGCCTCGCCGGCATGCCAGCGTCGGACGGCACCCAGGTGGGCCTGGACGGCAAAGGGCAGTTAAATCTCTTCGATCCAGATTGGATTCGCGTGGAATTTATGAACTTCCATCACACCTCGGAGCCCTGCTGCTCTCCGTTCACCGCTCCCGATCCTTCCAAATAA